From the genome of Thermococcus chitonophagus, one region includes:
- the mtnA gene encoding S-methyl-5-thioribose-1-phosphate isomerase: protein MRIRYRPQDLTKLPRSVEYRSGIVYMINQQLLPREFKVEEFRTVESVAEAIKNMTVRGAPAIGAAAAFGLALYAETSKAKTKEEFFDGFYKAYETLKNTRPTAVNLFWALNRIKNLVEEHREDSLDEIRRLIVQEAQKIADEDVEANLRMGHYGAEVLPEGNVLTHCNAGSLATVHLGTVGAVVRVMHKDGTLKLLWLDETRPVLQGARLSAWEYSYDGLNVKLIADNAAAFVMQQGLVDAIIVGADRIVANGDFANKIGTYMLAVLAREHGIPFFTVAPLSTIDMNLKSGKEIPIEERSPEEVLTCGGCRIAPDVPVYNPAFDVTPNKYLTGIITDRGVVWPPFKRNLKKLFYSL from the coding sequence ATGAGAATTAGGTATAGACCCCAGGACCTAACAAAGCTCCCGAGGAGTGTTGAGTATAGGAGCGGGATAGTTTACATGATAAACCAACAGTTACTCCCAAGGGAATTCAAGGTTGAAGAGTTTAGAACAGTTGAAAGCGTTGCTGAGGCCATAAAAAACATGACCGTCAGGGGAGCTCCAGCAATAGGTGCAGCGGCAGCTTTCGGATTGGCTCTGTACGCAGAAACATCCAAAGCGAAGACAAAAGAAGAGTTTTTTGATGGGTTCTATAAGGCCTATGAAACGCTTAAGAATACGAGGCCCACAGCTGTTAACCTCTTCTGGGCTTTAAACAGAATTAAGAACCTCGTTGAGGAGCACAGGGAAGATTCCCTTGACGAAATAAGAAGGCTGATAGTTCAAGAGGCCCAGAAAATAGCGGATGAAGATGTTGAGGCAAACTTAAGGATGGGACACTATGGAGCTGAAGTTCTCCCAGAGGGCAACGTACTTACTCACTGCAATGCTGGAAGCTTGGCAACCGTCCATCTGGGAACTGTGGGGGCCGTAGTCAGGGTTATGCACAAGGATGGAACGCTAAAGCTACTGTGGCTCGATGAAACTAGACCAGTCCTTCAAGGTGCAAGGTTGAGTGCTTGGGAGTACAGCTATGACGGCTTAAATGTGAAGTTAATAGCTGACAATGCGGCAGCATTTGTAATGCAACAGGGCCTTGTCGATGCAATAATTGTTGGTGCTGATAGGATAGTTGCAAATGGGGACTTTGCAAACAAAATAGGAACGTATATGCTTGCTGTTCTTGCGAGGGAGCATGGAATTCCGTTTTTCACAGTCGCTCCACTCTCTACCATTGATATGAACCTGAAAAGCGGTAAGGAGATACCCATCGAAGAGAGATCACCTGAGGAAGTGTTAACATGTGGCGGGTGCAGAATAGCCCCGGACGTTCCAGTTTACAATCCCGCATTTGATGTAACCCCCAATAAATATCTAACAGGGATAATTACCGACAGAGGGGTTGTATGGCCACCGTTTAAGAGAAACTTGAAGAAGTTGTTCTACTCTCTTTAA